From the genome of Deinococcus aquiradiocola:
ACCCCGAGACCACGACGGGCGGCAAGGCCCTGAAGTTCTACGCCACCATGCGCCTCGACGTGCGCCGCATCGGGCAGCCCGTCAAGACCGGCAACGACTCGGTCGGCACCACCGTCAAGATCAAGGTCGTGAAGAACAAGGTCGCGCCGCCCTTCAAGGAAGTCGAACTGACCCTGCTGTTCGGCAAGGGCTTCGACCAGCTGTCGGACCTCGTGACGCTCGCCGCCGACATGGAGATCATCCGCAAGGCCGGCAGCTTCTACAGCTACGGCGACGACCGCATCGGGCAGGGCAAGGACAAGGCCATCGCGTACATCGCGGAACGCCCCGCCATGGAGCAGGAGATCCGCGAGCGCGTCCTGGCCGCCATCAAGTCCGGCAACCTCGCGCCCGACGGCGCCGCCCGCCCCGTCGAGGCGCTCGCCGACGCGAACTGAGCCGGATTCCGGTCCACCACCTGAGACCAGACTGAGCTGAACTTCTGGCGTTCAGCCGAGCGAAGCGGGCACCAACAGACACGGTCTGGAGGAGATGGAGAGGCTGCCGGAACCAGCACCGGCAGCCCCGGAACCGGATCAGAACCGTACGACCTGACGGTCCACCCGCGCTGACGGAATTCGGCCCTTCCCGCCGCGCGTGCTGTCCCGGACGTGCCCGGTCTCACCCCGCGTGAGGCCGGGCACGGTTCGTTCTGCCGTTCCGCCGCCCGTCCGGACGCGCGGGGCGCGGTGGGGCTAGACTGCAGGCCGTTCCGCCCGTCCCGGCCGGACTCCGCACCACCCGGCCCGGCGCCGCCCGCGGAGGTCCGCGCCCCCGCCTGTGACCCCAAGGAGTGTGCCCCATGCCCGAAGCTGTGATCGTGTCCGCTGCCCGTACCCCCGTCGGCCGTTACGGGGGCGGCCTGAGCAGCGTCCGCCCCGACGACCTCGGGGCCGTGGCGCTCCGCGAGGCCCTCGCCCGCAGCGGCCTCGACCCGGCCGTCATCGAGGACGTGTACATGGGCTGCGCGAACCAGGCGGGCGAGGACAACCGCAACGTGTCCCGCATGAGCCTGCTGCTCGCGGGCCTGCCGTTCACCGTGCCGGGCGCGACCATCAACCGCCTGTGCGGCAGCGGCCTGGACGCCGTGAACACCGCCGTCAAGGGCATCCTGAGCGGCGAGGGGCACGCGTACCTCGCGGGCGGCGTGGAAAGCATGAGCCGCGCGCCGCTCGTGCAGGCCAAACCCGAGAAGGCCTTCCAGAACGGCAACCAGACCCTCTACGACACCACGCTCGGCTGGCGGTTCGTGAACCCCCGCATGCGCGAGATGTACGGCGTGGACGCCATGGGCGAGACGGCCGAGAACCTCGCCGAGGAGTACGGCATCTCGCGGGAAGCGCAGGACGCCTTCGCACTGCACAGTCACCGCAAGGCCGTCGCCGCGCAGCAGGGCGGGCACTTCGACGCCGAGATCGTGCCGGTGGACGTGCCGGGCCGCAAAGGGACCGTGACCGTGAACCGCGACGAGGGGCCGCGCCCCGACACCACCCCGGAAGCGCTCGCCCTGCTGAAGCCGGTGTTCCGCGGGGGCGGCAGCGTCACGGCGGGCAACAGCAGCAGCCTCAACGACGGAGCGGCCGCGCTGGCCATCGTGAGCCGCGCGTTCGCGCAGGCGCACGGCCTGACGGTCCTGGCGCGCGTCCGGTCCTTCGCGGTGGCGGGCGTCCCGCCGCGCGTGATGGGGATCGGGCCGGTCCCCGCCACCCGCAAGGCCCTGGAGCGGGCCGGGCTGAGCATGACGGACCTGCACCGCATCGAGCTGAACGAGGCGTTCGCGGCGCAGGCGCTCGCCGTGCTGCACGACCTGAACACCGCGCCGGACGACGAGCGCCTCAACCCGTCCGGCGGGGCCATCGCCATCGGGCACCCGCTCGGCGGGAGCGGCGCGCGCATCCTCACCACGCTGCTGTACGGCCTGGAACGCTCCGGCGGCACGCTCGGCCTCGCCACCATGTGCATCGGGGTGGGGCAGGGCATCGCCACCATCATCGAACGCGAGTAACGCAGAACGCAGCGTCCCGGACGCGAGTCACGCCCGGCATACTGGGAGCGTGCCGTCCGTCCAGGATCCCGAGATGCCGCGCGCGTGGAGCGTATGGCGGCAGTTGCGTGCCGCTGGCCGCGCGCCCAGACGGCAGTTCATGCCGCCTGAATTCCTGGAGACCCTGATCGCGGGCGCCGAGGCGCTCGTGCAGGTGCAGGACGCGCCGGAACTGCCGTGGGCGCTGGCGGAGGCCGTGCACGACCCCGCGTACCTGCAGCGCTGGCGGTCCGGTGACGTGACGCGCGCCGAGGAGCGCGCGATGGGGTTCGCGTGGGACGCCAGCATCGCGCGGCGCGGCCTGCTGTCGTGCGGCGCGACGCTCGCCGCGACCCGCGACGCGCTGCAGGGCGGGTGGGGCCTGAACCTGGGCGGCGGCACGCACCACGCGTACCGGGAGCACGCCGAGGGCTTCAGTTTCCTGAACGACGTGGTGATCGCGGCCAGCTGGGCGAGACGCGAGGGCCTCGCGGCGCGGGTGGCGGTGCTGGACCTGGACGTGCATCAGGGCAACGGGACGGCCAGCATGCTGGCGGGGCAGGCGTGGGCGCTGCCGGTCAGCCTGCACGGGGCGAGCAACTACCCCTTCGTGAAGGAGGAGGCGGGCGTGAACGTGCCCCTGCCGGACGGGACGGGTGACGACGCGTACCTCGCGGCGCTGGAGGACGAGGCGTTCCCGGCCGTGCGGGCGTTCGGGCCGGACCTGCTGTTCGTGCTGGCGGGTGCGGACGTGCTGGCAGGCGATCAGCTGGGGCGGCTCGCGCTGACGCCGGAAGGCGTGCGGGAACGCGACCGGCGCGCGTACGCCCTGGCGGGCGAGCTGCGCGTGCCGTGCGTGACCGTCATGGCGGGCGGCTACCACCGTGACCCGCAGCGGACCGTCGAGGTGCGGCTGAGCACCGTGCGCGAGTGGGTGGCGGCCGCCGGGGCAGCTGCACCTTTCGGAGGACGCGGCGCGCCCCCCGGCTCCGTACCCTGAACGCATGACCCGGACCTTCCTGACCTCACCGCCGCCCTCCACGTCCGGCGTGACGGGCGAACCCCGCCCGCCGCGCGGGTACTTCGGCGAGCTGTGGCACCCCGCCACGTACCGGCACCTCGCGTACCACCTGCTGAGCGTGCCGCTCGCGCTGCTGTACTTCACGGTCATCAGCGTGCTGCTGTCCTTCGGGGCGGGCCTGCTGGTGGTGGTGGTGGGCGCCGCGTTCCTGCTGCTGCTGCTGCTGGTCGCGCAGGCCTTCGCGGAGCTGGAGCGCGTGCTGGGCGAGGCGCTGCTCGACGTGACCCTGCCGCGCCCGCGCCGCCCGCTGCGGTCGTCCGGCGTGTGGGATTGGGCCGTGAAGACCGTCACGGACGCGCAGACGTACAAGACGGCGCTGTACCTGCTGCTGAAGCTGCCGTTCAGCCTCGTGGCGTTCACGCTCACGGTGACGCTGGTGCTGCCGGGCGTGGCGCTCGTGGTGGGGAGCGTCCTGCCGTCCGGCTTCTGGAGTGGCCTGGACGGCCTGCAGCTGGCGGTGGGCGGGCTGGGCGTGCGGGCGCTGCTGGGCGTGGCGGGCGTGGGCCTCACGGTGCTGGGCGTGGCCGTGCAGAACCTGCTGGGGCGCGCGTGGGCCTTCGTGACGGTGCAGCTCCTCACGGACGCGGACGGGTCGCAGTCCGCGCGGCGCGAGGCGGAAGCGCTCGGGCGGGGCGCGCAGGCCATTCCGTACACGGTGGACCCGCAGGACACGCTGCGCCTGCTGCTGGCGCGCGGCCTGGACGCCAGCGCCGCATGCCGCGCCGAGGTCGTCACGCCGGACCTGCACCTCACGCTCGGCGAGGACCGGCCCGCGCCGGACGGGACCGGCGCGGCAGGCCGCGCGCTGCTGTATCCCCTGAACGCCGGGGAGGCGTCGCTGGGCGAGCTGAGCGTGCAGTACGACGCGCAGATGCCGCCCAGCCGACCGGAGCTGAACTTCTGGGCCGCGACGGCCGCGCAGGCCGCGACGGCCCTGAACACCGCCCGCCTGCTGCGCGAGGCCCGCGATCACGGCAGCGAACTGGAACGCGCCCGCCTCGCGCGGGAACTGCACGACTCGGTCGCGCAGGCCCTGTACGGCCTGTCGCTCGGCACGCGCAGCGCCCGCGCCCTGCTCGACCAGGGACGCCCCGACGAGGCGCGGCGCAGCCTGGAGTACGCCGTGAACCTCGCGGACGGCGCGAGCGCCGAGATGAAGGCCCTGCTGTTCGCCCTGCGGCCCGACGCGCTGCAGGAGGGCGGGCTGGTGTCGGCCCTGGCGCGGCTCACCGAGATGCTGACCCTGCGCTACGGCCTGAACGCCACGCTGGACGCGCTGCACGAGCCGTCCCTGCCGGAGGAGACGCTCGGCGCGCTGTACCGCATCGCGCAGGAGGCGTCGCACAATGCCGTGAAGCACGCGCGCGGCGCGACGCGGGTCGCGGTGAGCCTCGTGCGGTCGTCCGCGCCGGGCCGCCCGGACCGCTGGACGCTCACCGTGCAGGACGACGGGCAGGGCTTCGACCCGGACGCCGTGCGGGGCGGCACGCTGGGCCTGCGCAGCATGCGGGAGCGCGCGGCGGGGCACGGCATGGCGTTCGCCCTGCACGCCGCGCCCGGTGAGGGCACCACCGTCCGCGTGACGGTCGACGAGGCCGCGCCCGCCCTCTCCCCGCTGCCGGTCGCCACCGCGCCTGCACCGGCCACCTCTGCACCTGTCACTCCTGCACCGGCCACCTCCGCTCCTGTCGCCTCCACGCCCGCCCCGACCGAGGACCCCGCATGACCACCCCCACGCCGACCGCCCGTTCCGCCTCCGCGCGCTCCCTCTCGCCCCGCACTCCCTGGCCCGCGTCCGGCGTGCTGCTGCGCGTCGGGCTGAGCCTCGCCCTGCTGGCCGTGACCGTCCCCTTCCTGCACAGCCAGCTTCCACTCCTGGACGGTCACTTCGTCGGGATCGGTGCCTGGAACGCTCCCGCCCGGACAGGCGGGCCGGTGCGCGACACGTACCGCAGCGCCGCGCCCGTCACCGCGCCCCTGAAGGTCGCCGTGACCCTCGACCTGAACGACCTGACGCTCCGCCCCGGCCCAATCGCCAGCCCCGCCACCGACGCCGACGCGCCCGCCCTGACCGCCACCCTCAGCGGCGGTCACCCCGGAGACCGCCTGCGCGTCACCCCGGAAGGGGACCGCACGCGCCTGAAGGTCGTGACCGCCCACACGCCCCTGCACCTGAATCCCGGCACCCTCGACCTGCGCGTCCATCCCGGCACGCCCCTCGACCTCGACCTGACGGGCAGCGGCCGTACCGTCCTCGACCTGAGCCGCAGCCCCCTGCTGGCCCTGCGCGTCCGGCAGGACCTCGGCAGCGCCCGCGTGACCTTTCCGGCGCGCGGCACGTACAGCGCCGACCTCCGCACGGACGCAGGCACGTCCGACCTGACCTTCCCGCCCGGCACGTACACGGCCCGCGCGACCGTACACACCGACGTGGGCAGCGTCACCGTGCACGTCCCGCGCGGCGCGAACGTCCATCTGAACGCGGGCAGCGACCCGCGCGACCTGCGCCTCCCCACCGGCTTCACGCCCGGTGGGCGGACCGGGACCGGCCCCGACCTGACGCTCGACCTGAGCACCGACGCCGGCCCCATCACCGTGCAGGAGGACGCCCGGTGACGGACGCCGCCCCCGTCCGCCTGCTGCTCGTCGACGATCACGACGTCGTCCGGCAGGGCCTGCGCATGTTCCTGAGCCTCGACCCTGAACTGCGGGTCGTGGGCGAGGCCCGCAACGGCCTGGAAGCCCTGGACCGCGCGGCGGACCTGCAGCCCGACGTGGTCGTGATGGACCTGATGATGCCCGTCATGGACGGCATCACCGCCACCCGGCACCTGCGCGCCCGCGAGCACGCCCCCGAAGTGCTGGCCCTCACGAGCGCGCTGGAGGAACACAAGGTGAACGGCGCCATCGCGGCGGGCGCGTGCGGGTACCTGCTGAAGGACGCCGGGCCGGACATGCTGATCACCGCCATCCGGCACGCGGCGCGCGGCGAGGTGTACCTGCATCCCGAAGCGGCCCGCCGCCTCATCCGCGAGTACCGTGGTCCCGACATGCGCGAGCACCTCACGCCGCGTGAGACGCTCACCCTGCAGCTCATCGCGCGCGGGTACGGGAACCGCCGCATGGCCGACGAGCTCGGCGTGAGCGAACCGACCGTGAAGACGCACGTCTCCCGGATGCTCGGGAAGCTGGGGCTGGAGTCGCGCACGCAGGCGGCCCTGTACGCGCTGCGGCACGGCCTCGCCACCCTGGACGAAGCCTGAACGGACGAATTGTGAACAGACGAAGCCTGAACCGGCAGCGGGGAGCGCGGGGCGGTGCGCATCATGCCTTCATGCAGCGTCAGGCGCGGCGGCGCAGCATGAAGGCGTGATGCGTCCCCCGTCCACCGCCCGGAGAGCCGGAACGTCGCCCGCCCTCCGCCCGTTCCCCGGAACATCGGCAGCCTGATGACCTCCAGCCTTCCCCGACCGCGCCCCTTCCGGAACCGCCGCGCGTTCCGTGCCCTCCGGGCCGAGGTGCTCGCCCTGATGACCCTGACCTCCCTCACCGCCATGCCCGCCGCCGCCCCCTTCGGCCCGGCCCCGCAGTCCAGCGTGACGCTGCCCGTCACCGTGCCCCTGGCGGGCCTGCGCGCCGCCGCGCTCGCCAGACTGCCGGACGTGCTCGCCAGCGTCGACCAGACACAGACGCTCGCGGGAGGCGTGATCGTCGTGCACCTCACGGGCGAGGTGCGCCGCAGCGGCGACCTGACCCTCGTGCCCGAAGGGGACGGCCTGCGCCTCAGCCTGCCGGTCAACGCGACCTTCCGCGCCGCA
Proteins encoded in this window:
- a CDS encoding acetyl-CoA C-acyltransferase encodes the protein MPEAVIVSAARTPVGRYGGGLSSVRPDDLGAVALREALARSGLDPAVIEDVYMGCANQAGEDNRNVSRMSLLLAGLPFTVPGATINRLCGSGLDAVNTAVKGILSGEGHAYLAGGVESMSRAPLVQAKPEKAFQNGNQTLYDTTLGWRFVNPRMREMYGVDAMGETAENLAEEYGISREAQDAFALHSHRKAVAAQQGGHFDAEIVPVDVPGRKGTVTVNRDEGPRPDTTPEALALLKPVFRGGGSVTAGNSSSLNDGAAALAIVSRAFAQAHGLTVLARVRSFAVAGVPPRVMGIGPVPATRKALERAGLSMTDLHRIELNEAFAAQALAVLHDLNTAPDDERLNPSGGAIAIGHPLGGSGARILTTLLYGLERSGGTLGLATMCIGVGQGIATIIERE
- a CDS encoding histone deacetylase family protein, with the protein product MPSVQDPEMPRAWSVWRQLRAAGRAPRRQFMPPEFLETLIAGAEALVQVQDAPELPWALAEAVHDPAYLQRWRSGDVTRAEERAMGFAWDASIARRGLLSCGATLAATRDALQGGWGLNLGGGTHHAYREHAEGFSFLNDVVIAASWARREGLAARVAVLDLDVHQGNGTASMLAGQAWALPVSLHGASNYPFVKEEAGVNVPLPDGTGDDAYLAALEDEAFPAVRAFGPDLLFVLAGADVLAGDQLGRLALTPEGVRERDRRAYALAGELRVPCVTVMAGGYHRDPQRTVEVRLSTVREWVAAAGAAAPFGGRGAPPGSVP
- a CDS encoding sensor histidine kinase — protein: MTRTFLTSPPPSTSGVTGEPRPPRGYFGELWHPATYRHLAYHLLSVPLALLYFTVISVLLSFGAGLLVVVVGAAFLLLLLLVAQAFAELERVLGEALLDVTLPRPRRPLRSSGVWDWAVKTVTDAQTYKTALYLLLKLPFSLVAFTLTVTLVLPGVALVVGSVLPSGFWSGLDGLQLAVGGLGVRALLGVAGVGLTVLGVAVQNLLGRAWAFVTVQLLTDADGSQSARREAEALGRGAQAIPYTVDPQDTLRLLLARGLDASAACRAEVVTPDLHLTLGEDRPAPDGTGAAGRALLYPLNAGEASLGELSVQYDAQMPPSRPELNFWAATAAQAATALNTARLLREARDHGSELERARLARELHDSVAQALYGLSLGTRSARALLDQGRPDEARRSLEYAVNLADGASAEMKALLFALRPDALQEGGLVSALARLTEMLTLRYGLNATLDALHEPSLPEETLGALYRIAQEASHNAVKHARGATRVAVSLVRSSAPGRPDRWTLTVQDDGQGFDPDAVRGGTLGLRSMRERAAGHGMAFALHAAPGEGTTVRVTVDEAAPALSPLPVATAPAPATSAPVTPAPATSAPVASTPAPTEDPA
- a CDS encoding response regulator, with translation MTDAAPVRLLLVDDHDVVRQGLRMFLSLDPELRVVGEARNGLEALDRAADLQPDVVVMDLMMPVMDGITATRHLRAREHAPEVLALTSALEEHKVNGAIAAGACGYLLKDAGPDMLITAIRHAARGEVYLHPEAARRLIREYRGPDMREHLTPRETLTLQLIARGYGNRRMADELGVSEPTVKTHVSRMLGKLGLESRTQAALYALRHGLATLDEA